A window of the Streptomyces luomodiensis genome harbors these coding sequences:
- a CDS encoding copper resistance CopC/CopD family protein yields MPSLTSPAPAGPTATPARTTTATSRTTTAARRLVARRLTAVCGTLLAALLCALSVGAGSASAHAALTSTDPADGSVVQTAPREVTLHFSEGVLLSDDSVRVLDPSGRRVDTGKATHVGGTSSTAAAELHSGLPDGTYTVAWKAVSEDSHPVSGAFTFSIGAPSKTTAKVPTGGASDTTVGTLYGIGRYAAYGGFAALVGGCVFAGFCRSSRPVRKIAVGGWVTVFAASLLLLLLRGPYTEGEGIGGVLDLGGLGDVLSTKPGAALLSRLLLLGAAAVFLAVLFGSYTRRTEAEGETAQAAEAADVRRRQDLAFGLGFGGTVMAVGLAATWAMAEHASVGLQRQLAMPVDVIHLIAVGVWLGGLASLAATLRAGEPIERAAVRRFSRLAFGSVVALVVTGLYQSWRQVGSWGALTDTEYGRWLLVKVGLVAVLVGIAAISRRWTGRLTDATAEAGNQAEAEGPVKAARPVRTGAADAADAAGDTREAPDTPADAEAESGEGEGEGGGEGTGEASGDGAGSAADDDPVRAAQLARQRAARDKTATLRERDADAERSGLRRSVIAETVVAVVLLAVATVLSGTQPGRAETGQAAAAAADPGGRPKVDPVSVLIPYDTGPKSGRGKAVVMIEPALPGDNALHVFLTDPADRPVDVPEVKVALTLKPKGIGPLRIPLEHLSTGHWSAANVQLPMAGTWQLSLTVRTSDIDQVTETRNVKVAQ; encoded by the coding sequence ATGCCCTCGCTGACCTCCCCGGCCCCCGCCGGGCCCACCGCGACCCCGGCCCGGACCACCACGGCCACGTCCCGGACCACCACGGCCGCCCGGCGGCTGGTGGCACGGCGGCTGACGGCGGTCTGCGGCACCCTGCTGGCCGCGCTGCTGTGCGCGCTGAGCGTGGGCGCGGGCTCCGCGTCCGCGCACGCCGCGCTCACCTCGACCGACCCCGCGGACGGCTCGGTGGTGCAGACCGCCCCCAGGGAGGTCACGCTGCACTTCTCGGAGGGCGTGCTGCTCTCCGACGACTCGGTGCGCGTGCTCGACCCCAGCGGCAGGCGCGTGGACACCGGGAAGGCCACCCATGTCGGCGGCACGTCGTCGACCGCCGCCGCCGAGCTGCACTCCGGACTTCCGGACGGCACCTACACGGTGGCGTGGAAGGCGGTCTCCGAGGACAGCCACCCGGTGAGCGGGGCGTTCACCTTCTCCATCGGCGCACCGTCGAAGACCACGGCGAAGGTGCCGACCGGCGGGGCGTCCGACACCACGGTCGGCACGCTCTACGGGATCGGCCGGTACGCCGCCTACGGCGGTTTCGCGGCGCTGGTGGGCGGCTGCGTGTTCGCCGGGTTCTGCCGGTCCTCCCGCCCGGTGCGGAAGATCGCCGTGGGCGGCTGGGTGACGGTCTTCGCGGCCAGCCTGCTGCTGTTGCTGCTGCGCGGGCCGTACACCGAGGGCGAGGGCATCGGCGGCGTCCTCGACCTCGGCGGGCTCGGCGATGTGCTGTCCACGAAGCCGGGCGCGGCGCTGCTGTCCCGGCTGCTGCTGCTCGGCGCGGCGGCGGTCTTCCTGGCCGTCCTCTTCGGCTCGTACACCCGTCGTACGGAGGCGGAGGGGGAGACGGCTCAGGCGGCTGAGGCGGCGGACGTGCGGCGCCGCCAGGACCTCGCCTTCGGGCTCGGCTTCGGCGGCACGGTGATGGCCGTCGGCCTCGCCGCGACCTGGGCGATGGCCGAGCACGCCTCGGTCGGCCTCCAGCGGCAGCTGGCCATGCCGGTGGACGTGATCCATCTGATCGCGGTCGGGGTGTGGCTGGGCGGTCTGGCCTCGCTCGCGGCGACGCTCCGGGCGGGCGAGCCGATCGAGCGGGCGGCGGTGCGCCGCTTCTCGCGGCTGGCCTTCGGTTCGGTCGTCGCCCTGGTCGTCACCGGGCTGTACCAGTCGTGGCGGCAGGTGGGCTCCTGGGGCGCGCTGACCGACACCGAGTACGGGCGATGGCTGCTGGTCAAGGTGGGTCTGGTGGCGGTGCTCGTGGGCATCGCGGCCATCTCGCGCCGCTGGACCGGGCGCCTTACGGATGCCACAGCGGAGGCGGGGAACCAGGCGGAGGCCGAGGGCCCGGTGAAGGCCGCGCGGCCGGTCCGTACCGGCGCGGCCGACGCAGCCGACGCGGCTGGCGATACCCGTGAGGCCCCTGACACCCCTGCCGACGCCGAAGCCGAGTCCGGGGAAGGGGAAGGAGAAGGAGGAGGGGAAGGGACCGGTGAGGCGTCCGGTGACGGCGCCGGGAGCGCCGCCGACGACGACCCCGTACGCGCCGCCCAGCTCGCCCGTCAGCGAGCCGCCAGGGACAAGACCGCCACGCTGCGGGAGCGCGACGCCGACGCCGAGCGCAGCGGTCTGCGCCGGTCGGTGATCGCCGAGACCGTCGTGGCCGTCGTGCTGCTCGCGGTGGCCACCGTGCTGAGCGGCACCCAGCCCGGCCGGGCCGAGACCGGGCAGGCCGCCGCCGCGGCCGCGGACCCCGGCGGCCGGCCGAAGGTGGACCCGGTGAGCGTGCTGATCCCCTACGACACCGGCCCCAAGAGCGGCCGCGGCAAGGCCGTCGTCATGATCGAACCCGCGCTGCCGGGTGACAACGCGCTGCATGTCTTCCTCACCGACCCGGCCGACCGTCCCGTGGACGTGCCCGAGGTCAAGGTGGCGCTGACGCTGAAGCCGAAGGGGATCGGGCCGCTGCGCATCCCGCTCGAGCACCTCTCGACCGGGCATTGGAGTGCCGCGAACGTCCAGCTGCCCATGGCCGGCACCTGGCAGCTCTCCCTGACCGTACGCACCTCCGACATCGACCAGGTGACGGAGACCAGGAACGTGAAAGTCGCTCAATGA
- the efeB gene encoding iron uptake transporter deferrochelatase/peroxidase subunit, with amino-acid sequence MTTEQAPSPGISRRRLLGSAGAAGAAGLVAGGAAGAYAAEATREAPEPLSSLGATAVPFHGKRQAGITTPLQAHGHLLAFDLTAGANRKAAAALLRRWSSTARELMAGEAPPDDTGIALDAGPSSLTVTFGFGRTFFGKVGLDDQLPEALAPLPDFVSDALDSQRSNGDLWIQIGANDALVAFHALRALQREAAGTARPRWQMNGFNRSPGATDRPMTTRNLMGQIDGTNNPKPTDDDFERRIFVPEKGEPGWMAGGSYAVVRRIRMLLDSWDHLSLERQEKVIGRRKSDGAPLSGGTETTPVRLDKVNKDGSLAIAGAAHVRVAAPESNQGAAMLRRPFSYHDGFRDDGAPDAGLLFIAWQADPLKGFVPVQRKLDLGDDLSRFLRHEASALFAVPPGCAPGEYVGQALLEG; translated from the coding sequence ATGACCACAGAGCAAGCACCCTCCCCCGGCATCTCCCGGCGGCGTCTGCTGGGCTCGGCGGGCGCCGCCGGCGCGGCCGGACTGGTCGCCGGCGGGGCCGCCGGAGCCTACGCGGCCGAGGCGACACGGGAGGCCCCCGAACCGCTCAGCTCCCTCGGCGCGACCGCCGTGCCCTTCCACGGCAAGCGCCAGGCGGGCATCACCACCCCCCTCCAGGCCCACGGCCATCTCCTCGCCTTCGACCTGACGGCCGGTGCGAACCGTAAGGCGGCCGCCGCACTGCTGCGCCGCTGGTCGAGCACGGCCCGAGAGCTGATGGCGGGCGAGGCCCCGCCGGACGACACGGGGATCGCGCTGGACGCCGGTCCCTCGTCCCTTACGGTCACCTTCGGCTTCGGCCGGACCTTCTTCGGCAAGGTGGGACTCGACGACCAGTTGCCGGAGGCACTCGCCCCGCTCCCCGACTTCGTCTCGGACGCGCTCGATTCCCAGCGCAGCAACGGCGACCTGTGGATCCAGATCGGCGCCAATGACGCGCTGGTCGCCTTCCACGCGCTGCGCGCCCTGCAACGCGAGGCCGCCGGGACGGCCCGGCCGCGCTGGCAGATGAACGGCTTCAACCGCAGCCCCGGCGCCACCGACCGCCCCATGACCACCCGCAACCTCATGGGCCAGATCGACGGCACCAACAACCCCAAGCCGACGGACGACGACTTCGAGCGCCGGATCTTCGTACCGGAGAAGGGGGAGCCCGGATGGATGGCGGGCGGGTCCTACGCGGTCGTCCGGCGCATCCGGATGCTGCTGGACTCCTGGGACCACCTCTCCCTGGAGCGGCAGGAGAAGGTGATCGGCCGCCGTAAGTCGGACGGCGCCCCGCTGTCCGGCGGCACGGAGACCACCCCGGTCCGGCTCGACAAGGTCAACAAGGACGGTTCGCTGGCCATCGCGGGCGCCGCCCATGTGCGGGTCGCGGCGCCCGAGTCCAACCAGGGCGCCGCGATGCTGCGCAGGCCCTTCTCGTACCACGACGGCTTCCGCGACGACGGGGCGCCGGACGCCGGTCTGCTGTTCATCGCCTGGCAGGCGGATCCGTTGAAGGGGTTCGTCCCGGTGCAGCGGAAGCTGGACCTGGGCGACGACCTCTCGCGGTTCCTGCGGCACGAGGCGAGCGCGCTGTTCGCGGTGCCCCCGGGCTGCGCCCCGGGGGAGTACGTGGGTCAGGCACTCTTGGAGGGATAG
- the pheA gene encoding prephenate dehydratase, with translation MSASRYAYLGPEGTFTEAALRSMPEAATRELAPMVSVPAALDAVRSGAAAAALVPIENSVEGGVTATLDELATGEPLMIYREVLLSISFALLVRPGTTLADIKTVTGHPVSQPQVRNWLAANLPDALWESAASNADGARLVQEGRYDAAFAGEFAASRYGLEPLVANIHDAQNAMTRFVLAGRPARPAARTGADKTSLVIWLGDDHPGALLELLQEFSARGVNLVRIESRPTGEGIGRYCFSVDCEGHISDRRVGSALMGLKRTCPKVRFLGSYPRAGATAEDMSPLRHGTSDEAFADAAEWLARCQDGRA, from the coding sequence ATGTCGGCCAGCCGCTATGCCTACCTCGGCCCCGAGGGCACCTTCACCGAGGCCGCCCTGCGCTCCATGCCGGAGGCCGCCACCCGGGAACTGGCGCCGATGGTCTCCGTGCCGGCCGCGCTCGACGCCGTGCGCTCCGGCGCCGCGGCGGCCGCCCTGGTGCCCATCGAGAACTCGGTCGAGGGCGGCGTCACCGCGACCCTCGACGAGCTCGCCACCGGCGAACCGCTGATGATCTATCGCGAGGTGCTGCTGTCCATCAGCTTCGCGCTGCTGGTACGGCCGGGCACCACGCTCGCCGACATCAAGACGGTGACCGGGCATCCGGTCTCCCAGCCCCAGGTCCGCAACTGGCTGGCGGCGAACCTCCCGGACGCCCTGTGGGAGTCGGCCGCCTCGAACGCGGACGGCGCGCGGCTGGTGCAGGAGGGGCGGTACGACGCGGCGTTCGCGGGCGAGTTCGCCGCGTCCAGGTACGGTCTGGAGCCGCTGGTCGCCAACATCCACGACGCGCAGAACGCGATGACCCGCTTCGTGCTGGCCGGCCGCCCCGCCCGGCCCGCCGCCCGGACCGGCGCGGACAAGACGTCCTTGGTGATCTGGCTCGGCGACGACCACCCGGGCGCGCTGCTGGAACTGCTCCAGGAGTTCTCCGCGCGCGGGGTCAACCTGGTGCGGATCGAATCGCGCCCGACCGGTGAGGGCATCGGCCGCTACTGCTTCTCGGTGGACTGTGAGGGGCACATCTCCGACCGGCGGGTGGGTTCGGCCCTGATGGGGCTGAAGCGGACCTGCCCGAAGGTGCGGTTCCTGGGCTCGTATCCCCGGGCGGGTGCGACGGCGGAGGACATGTCGCCGCTGCGGCACGGGACCTCGGACGAGGCGTTCGCGGATGCGGCGGAGTGGCTGGCCCGCTGCCAGGACGGCCGGGCCTGA
- the serS gene encoding serine--tRNA ligase, translating into MIDLRLLREDPDRVRASQRARGEDVGIVDALLTADERRRSSSVRFDELRAEQKALGKLIPKAAGDEKAELLRKAGELSAAVKAADAEQDAAAEETQRLLLQLGNLVHPEVPVGGEDDFAVLETVGTPRDFEAEGFAPKDHLELGELLGAIDTERGAKVSGSRFYYLTGIGALLEFALVNAAMAQATAAGFTPVLTPALVKPKAMEGTGFLGQAADDVYHLDKDDLYLVGTSEVPLAAYHMDEILDAGELPRRYAGFSSCFRREAGSYGKDTRGIFRVHQFDKVEMFVYTTPEEAEAEHQRLLEWEKQWLTSLELPFRVVDLASGDLGSSATRKFDCEAWIPTQGKYRELTSTSNTTEFQSRRLSVRMREGKRVRPLATLNGTLCAVTRTIVAILENHQQADGSVRVPEALRPFLGGREVLEPVAQ; encoded by the coding sequence GTGATTGACCTTCGCCTGCTCCGTGAGGACCCCGATCGTGTGCGCGCCTCCCAGCGCGCTCGTGGAGAGGACGTCGGCATCGTCGACGCACTCCTGACCGCCGACGAGCGGCGCAGGTCCTCCAGTGTCCGCTTCGACGAGCTGCGCGCCGAGCAGAAGGCGCTCGGCAAGCTCATCCCCAAGGCCGCCGGTGACGAGAAGGCCGAGCTGCTGAGGAAGGCGGGCGAGCTGTCCGCCGCCGTCAAGGCGGCCGACGCCGAGCAGGACGCGGCCGCCGAGGAGACCCAGCGGCTGCTGCTCCAGCTGGGCAATCTGGTCCACCCGGAGGTGCCGGTCGGCGGCGAGGACGACTTCGCCGTCCTGGAGACGGTCGGCACCCCGCGCGACTTCGAGGCCGAGGGCTTCGCCCCCAAGGACCACCTGGAGCTCGGCGAACTGCTCGGCGCGATCGACACCGAGCGCGGCGCCAAGGTCTCCGGTTCGCGCTTCTACTACCTGACGGGGATCGGCGCCCTGCTCGAGTTCGCCCTGGTGAACGCGGCGATGGCACAGGCCACCGCGGCGGGCTTCACCCCGGTGCTCACCCCGGCGCTGGTCAAGCCGAAGGCCATGGAGGGCACCGGCTTCCTCGGCCAGGCCGCGGACGACGTCTACCACCTCGACAAGGACGACCTCTACCTGGTCGGCACCTCCGAGGTGCCGCTGGCCGCGTACCACATGGACGAGATCCTGGACGCGGGCGAACTGCCGCGGCGCTACGCCGGGTTCTCCTCCTGCTTCCGCCGCGAGGCCGGGTCGTACGGCAAGGACACCCGGGGGATCTTCCGGGTGCACCAGTTCGACAAGGTCGAGATGTTCGTCTACACGACCCCGGAGGAGGCCGAGGCCGAGCACCAGCGGCTGCTGGAGTGGGAGAAGCAGTGGCTGACCTCGCTTGAGCTGCCGTTCCGGGTGGTCGACCTGGCCTCGGGCGACCTGGGCTCCTCGGCGACGCGGAAGTTCGACTGCGAGGCGTGGATCCCGACGCAGGGCAAGTACCGCGAGCTGACCTCGACCTCCAACACCACCGAGTTCCAGTCCCGGCGGCTGTCGGTCCGGATGCGCGAGGGCAAGCGGGTCCGCCCGCTGGCCACGCTCAACGGCACGCTGTGCGCGGTGACCCGGACCATCGTCGCGATCCTGGAGAACCACCAGCAGGCCGACGGCTCGGTGCGGGTGCCCGAGGCGCTGCGGCCGTTCCTGGGCGGACGCGAGGTCCTGGAACCGGTCGCACAGTGA
- a CDS encoding HAD family hydrolase, which produces MSDAQRGDGLPYRLVATDLDGTLLRPDHTVSARTRAALAAATGAGAAHIVVTGRTVPVARHIFDDLGYRGLAVCSQGSQLYHAGEQRLLTSVTLDRKVAQLALEKIEAEIGPLRLAAARDGLDGEVLFGEGYRADHEGMPLVRFTDPAELWSQPLSKLYIQHAELDDDALADAARTAVGGLVGVTMAGAGLVELLPLGLTKATGLSMAARRLGMTAADAIAFGDMPNDIPMFGWAKHSVAMANAHHDLKAVADEITASNTEDGIAVVLERLFPAASG; this is translated from the coding sequence GTGAGCGACGCACAGCGGGGGGACGGGCTGCCCTATCGCCTGGTGGCTACCGATCTTGACGGGACCCTGCTGCGCCCCGACCACACCGTCTCGGCGCGGACCCGCGCCGCGCTCGCCGCGGCCACCGGGGCGGGCGCCGCGCATATCGTCGTCACCGGGCGGACCGTCCCGGTGGCCCGGCACATATTCGACGACCTCGGCTACCGGGGTCTCGCGGTGTGCAGTCAGGGCTCGCAGCTCTACCACGCGGGCGAGCAGCGGCTGCTGACCTCCGTCACGCTGGACCGCAAGGTGGCCCAGCTGGCGCTGGAGAAGATCGAGGCGGAGATCGGTCCGCTGCGGCTGGCCGCGGCCCGTGACGGGCTGGACGGCGAGGTGCTGTTCGGCGAGGGGTACCGGGCGGATCACGAGGGGATGCCCCTGGTGCGCTTCACCGACCCGGCCGAGCTGTGGTCCCAGCCCCTCAGCAAGCTCTACATCCAGCACGCGGAGCTGGACGACGACGCACTCGCGGACGCCGCCCGGACGGCCGTCGGCGGCCTGGTCGGGGTGACGATGGCCGGTGCCGGACTGGTGGAGCTGCTGCCGCTGGGGCTGACGAAGGCCACGGGCCTTTCGATGGCCGCGCGCCGGCTGGGGATGACCGCCGCCGACGCGATCGCCTTCGGCGACATGCCCAATGACATCCCGATGTTCGGCTGGGCGAAGCACAGTGTCGCGATGGCGAACGCGCACCACGACCTCAAGGCCGTCGCCGATGAGATCACCGCGTCCAACACGGAGGACGGCATCGCGGTGGTGCTGGAGCGGCTGTTCCCGGCGGCGAGCGGGTGA
- a CDS encoding phospholipase, producing the protein MRRLVTSLAATAVTAAATVALAAPAQAVPADKQQVLASWTQTSASSYNTWLAARNNQSAWAAYQFDWSTDYCSSSPDNPFGFPFQTACARHDFGYRNHKALGIFDANKARIDSAFYEDLKRVCNAYSGATKTSCDGTAWTYYQAVKVFG; encoded by the coding sequence ATGCGTCGCCTTGTCACGAGTCTCGCCGCCACCGCGGTCACCGCGGCCGCCACCGTCGCCCTGGCCGCACCCGCCCAGGCGGTCCCCGCGGACAAGCAGCAGGTCCTCGCCAGCTGGACCCAGACCAGCGCCAGCAGCTACAACACCTGGCTCGCGGCGCGGAACAACCAGAGTGCCTGGGCGGCCTACCAGTTCGACTGGTCCACCGACTACTGCAGCAGCTCCCCCGACAACCCCTTCGGCTTCCCGTTCCAGACCGCCTGCGCCCGGCATGACTTCGGCTACCGCAACCACAAGGCGCTCGGCATCTTCGACGCCAACAAGGCGCGTATCGACAGCGCCTTCTACGAGGACCTCAAGCGGGTCTGCAACGCCTACAGCGGTGCCACCAAGACGTCGTGCGACGGTACGGCGTGGACGTACTACCAGGCGGTCAAGGTCTTCGGCTGA
- a CDS encoding Lrp/AsnC family transcriptional regulator, whose amino-acid sequence MESDGYDDLDRALAHALQLDGRAPFTRIAEVLGVSDQTVARRYTRLRTTGTIRVLGLTDPMAVGDVVWLVRVRCLPDTALAVAEALARRTDTSWVNVLSDGTEVAASTRAAHGQESDALLLRKLPQTPRVVGVSAYCVLHEYFGGQQSPVNKSGALTAEQIERLRPPAADRSKGPRGPLGAEDRKLLDALARDGRTPLAELVDATGWSQSTVRRRLADLRADGTLYFDVDYSPRLFRQGVTTTMWLSVRPSELDATGQKLADHPEVAFACATTGSKNLMATVVCPDVPALYTYLTTRIAELPAVLDMETSPVLRRIKGPGPLLTPPSRVPWRAS is encoded by the coding sequence GTGGAATCCGATGGGTACGACGACCTGGACCGGGCGCTGGCGCACGCCCTCCAACTCGACGGCCGGGCCCCCTTCACCCGGATCGCCGAGGTGCTGGGCGTCTCCGACCAGACCGTGGCCCGCCGCTACACCCGGCTGCGGACGACGGGGACGATCCGGGTGCTGGGGCTCACCGACCCGATGGCGGTCGGCGACGTGGTCTGGCTGGTGCGGGTGCGATGCCTGCCGGACACCGCCCTCGCGGTGGCCGAGGCGCTGGCCCGGCGGACCGACACCTCCTGGGTGAACGTACTGTCCGACGGCACCGAGGTCGCCGCGTCGACCCGGGCGGCGCACGGCCAGGAGAGTGACGCCCTGCTGCTGCGCAAACTCCCGCAAACACCACGGGTGGTGGGGGTGAGCGCGTACTGCGTGCTGCACGAGTACTTCGGCGGGCAGCAGAGCCCGGTCAACAAGTCCGGTGCGCTGACGGCCGAGCAGATCGAGCGGCTGCGCCCGCCCGCCGCGGACCGGTCGAAGGGCCCGCGCGGACCGTTGGGCGCCGAGGACCGCAAACTGCTGGACGCCCTGGCGCGCGACGGGCGGACACCGCTGGCCGAACTGGTCGACGCCACCGGTTGGTCGCAGTCCACGGTGCGCCGCCGGCTGGCCGATCTGCGCGCCGACGGCACCCTGTACTTCGACGTGGACTACTCCCCCCGGCTGTTCCGCCAAGGCGTCACGACCACGATGTGGCTGTCGGTGCGGCCGTCCGAACTCGACGCCACCGGGCAGAAGCTCGCGGACCACCCCGAGGTGGCGTTCGCTTGTGCGACCACCGGGTCGAAGAATCTGATGGCCACCGTGGTCTGCCCCGATGTCCCGGCCCTCTACACCTATCTGACCACCCGTATCGCCGAACTGCCCGCCGTGCTGGATATGGAGACCTCCCCGGTCCTGCGCCGGATCAAGGGTCCGGGGCCGCTGCTCACCCCTCCCTCCCGGGTGCCCTGGCGTGCTTCCTGA
- a CDS encoding MFS transporter, with protein sequence MRRSWWPLAAITLGNFMLLIDVTIVNTALPQVARGLDASFTSLQWVMDIYALALAALLMVAGSAADLFGRRRLYLAGLAVFALSSLVCGLAPDAGVLIAARAVQGVGAAAMFATNTPLLMATYSGRDRGIAFGVWGGTSGAAAAIGPVLGGLLTEYVDWRAIFLVNLPLTAIAVWITVRSIDESRGAPGVRIDWPGAASFTVCAGALTYGLMRGGEEGWAETGTVTALVAAAIALLVFVAVERGKRQPLLDLGLLRRPTFAVLMAAALLLQAAAFPYLTYAGLWLQSVLDMSPVQAGLAVTPMAGVSLVVGAAGGRLLERVAPGRALGGGLLLVGAGALVNAAMVTPDADWTAFVPGLALAGLGIGLAMPVLVSAALGSAPPERAGMASGAVNTFRQLGYALGIAVLGTVFATRVRDMVDGSGAVPARAAGQAAEAISGGHADAVIAAAPPARADAARALVHESFAAGLDRICVIAGIAALAAGLLVLAVVRGGPAAPDAKPSAEESPAEPVHA encoded by the coding sequence ATGCGCAGATCATGGTGGCCGCTGGCCGCCATCACGCTCGGCAATTTCATGCTGTTGATAGACGTGACGATTGTGAACACCGCGCTGCCGCAGGTGGCCCGGGGGCTGGACGCGTCGTTCACCTCCCTCCAGTGGGTGATGGACATCTACGCGCTGGCGCTCGCCGCGCTGCTGATGGTGGCCGGTTCGGCGGCGGACCTCTTCGGACGGCGGCGGCTGTATCTGGCCGGTCTCGCGGTGTTCGCGCTCTCCTCCCTGGTCTGCGGTCTGGCACCGGACGCCGGGGTGCTGATCGCGGCCCGCGCCGTTCAGGGGGTGGGGGCGGCGGCCATGTTCGCCACCAACACCCCGCTGCTGATGGCGACGTACTCCGGACGCGACCGCGGTATCGCCTTCGGGGTGTGGGGCGGGACGAGCGGGGCGGCCGCGGCGATCGGCCCGGTGCTGGGCGGACTGCTGACCGAGTACGTCGACTGGCGGGCGATCTTCCTGGTCAATCTGCCGCTGACGGCGATCGCGGTGTGGATCACGGTCCGTTCGATCGACGAGTCGCGCGGTGCGCCGGGGGTGCGGATCGACTGGCCCGGCGCCGCCTCGTTCACGGTGTGCGCCGGGGCGTTGACGTACGGGCTGATGCGGGGCGGCGAGGAGGGCTGGGCCGAAACCGGCACGGTCACCGCGCTGGTGGCGGCCGCGATCGCGCTGCTCGTCTTCGTCGCGGTGGAGCGCGGGAAGCGACAGCCACTGCTGGACCTGGGGCTGTTGCGCCGTCCGACGTTCGCGGTGCTGATGGCGGCGGCCCTGCTGCTGCAAGCGGCGGCCTTCCCGTACCTCACCTACGCCGGGCTGTGGCTCCAGTCGGTGCTGGACATGAGCCCGGTGCAGGCGGGGCTCGCGGTGACGCCGATGGCGGGCGTCTCGCTGGTCGTCGGCGCGGCGGGCGGACGGCTGCTGGAACGGGTCGCCCCCGGGCGCGCGCTCGGCGGCGGACTGCTGCTGGTGGGCGCGGGCGCGCTGGTCAACGCCGCGATGGTGACACCGGACGCGGACTGGACGGCCTTCGTCCCGGGCCTCGCGCTGGCCGGTCTGGGGATCGGCCTGGCCATGCCGGTGCTGGTCTCGGCGGCCCTCGGCTCGGCCCCACCGGAGCGTGCGGGCATGGCCAGCGGCGCGGTGAACACCTTCCGGCAGCTGGGCTACGCACTGGGGATCGCCGTCCTGGGCACGGTGTTCGCGACACGGGTGCGGGACATGGTCGACGGCAGCGGCGCCGTCCCGGCACGGGCCGCCGGACAGGCCGCCGAGGCCATCAGCGGCGGCCACGCCGACGCCGTGATCGCCGCCGCCCCACCGGCGCGGGCGGACGCGGCCCGAGCGCTGGTCCACGAGTCGTTCGCGGCCGGGCTCGATCGCATCTGCGTGATCGCCGGTATCGCGGCCCTGGCGGCGGGCCTGCTGGTGCTCGCCGTCGTCCGGGGCGGCCCCGCCGCACCGGACGCGAAGCCGAGCGCCGAGGAGTCCCCGGCGGAGCCGGTCCACGCCTGA
- a CDS encoding FadR/GntR family transcriptional regulator — translation MALRAAGRQSLVDTVVEQLRAQLAEGEWKVGDRVPTEHALAEQLQVGRNTVREAVRVLVHAGMLQSRQGEGTFVVSTTDPAEVMRDVRRAGIRDVLELRIALEAEGARLAALRHTPADLRRMRAALKLLESLEALESPEPFEHAGEQPASGSHELYASHDVGFHIAVVDAAHNAALSATYGWFSTSVRESLVASLGDRELPSISHADHRALVDAIASGDPAAAEAAARALLETPKRAIEALLAADATG, via the coding sequence ATGGCGTTGCGGGCGGCCGGACGACAGTCGCTGGTCGACACCGTGGTGGAGCAGCTGCGGGCACAACTCGCCGAGGGCGAGTGGAAGGTCGGCGACCGCGTGCCCACCGAGCACGCCCTCGCCGAACAGCTCCAGGTCGGCCGGAACACGGTCCGCGAGGCGGTCCGCGTCCTCGTGCACGCGGGAATGTTGCAGTCCCGGCAGGGCGAGGGCACCTTCGTGGTCTCCACCACCGACCCCGCCGAAGTCATGCGGGATGTGCGGCGCGCCGGAATCCGGGATGTGCTGGAGTTGCGGATCGCCCTGGAGGCGGAGGGCGCGCGGCTGGCCGCGCTCCGCCACACCCCCGCCGATCTGCGGCGGATGCGGGCGGCGCTGAAGTTGCTGGAGTCGTTGGAGGCACTGGAGTCTCCGGAGCCGTTCGAGCACGCCGGGGAGCAGCCCGCGTCCGGCAGCCATGAGCTGTACGCGTCCCATGACGTCGGATTCCACATCGCCGTCGTCGACGCCGCGCACAACGCCGCGCTGAGCGCGACCTACGGCTGGTTCAGCACCTCGGTACGCGAGTCGCTGGTGGCCTCGCTCGGCGACCGGGAGTTGCCGAGCATTTCCCATGCCGACCACCGCGCCCTCGTCGACGCCATCGCCTCCGGCGACCCGGCGGCCGCCGAGGCGGCGGCGCGGGCGCTGCTGGAGACACCGAAGCGCGCGATCGAGGCGCTGCTCGCCGCCGACGCCACCGGCTGA